The Thioflexithrix psekupsensis genome segment ATACGCAATTGTTTCTCTTTAAATTTCACCGCCACGCCATCAGCCGATACCATGCGTCTTAGCCGATTCCACGCATCGGGCGCACGAGTTTGCTCAAGACCAGCGGCTAATTTTAAAATATCGTCTAAACGCAATTTATCCGTCTCTAAACGCAAAATCTTTTCATACAGCGTTAAATTTTCACATAAATCCATTTGAATCGACACAATTTGCCCAATCACTTCACACACCGTTCGCGTGGGATAATCCACATATTTAGGCGTAGAATGATGGCAGGCAATTAACCCCCACAACTGCTCATCTTTTAACACAGAAATGCTCAAAGAAGATTGCACTTGCATATTGCGCAAATATTTCACATGAATGGGAGAAACACTACGCAACACCGAATGACTTAAATCTAATCGTTCTTTAGTCAAAGGATTAAGTTCAGGAATGAGTTGTGCGGGAGCTTTATCAATATTGGCAATTCCGCGCAACCAATGACGACGATATAATGCCCGCGCTTGGGCAGGAATATCGCTGGCAGGAAAATGCAAACCAAGAAAAGATCGGGCTTCTGGCGTTTTAGATTCAGCCACCACATGACCGTGCCAATCCGTGTCGAATTTATACAACATAACCCGTTCAAATCCCGTTAAACGGCGCACTTCTTTAACCACGATATTTTGCAATTGCTGCACATCTCGAATTTTTTGCAATTTACTGGTTAATACTTTAATTTGCTGATAATGCCAATAAGGAGAACGGATTAATTCTCGCGCATAATTAAACAACAAATCGGCTTCTAATTCTAAAATTAAAACCGCGCCACTGCGATGTAAACAACCATGAAATAATTGTCGTTCTCCACGCACATTAAGATGAAAAGATAACACGTCTAATTGTCGTAACGCATCCGGCTCCATTACCAAACGTTGTTTAATCGGATCAACTTGCGGCAATCCCAATAAATGACTAATGGGTTGATTCAGCAAATGTTCCGCTTCAATTCCTGTAATCGTTTCGATATTATCACTGACTTGTAAAATAATTAATTCAGGTTCTGATAAAGCGAATAATAAGCCGTGAGATTGAATGCCATTTAATAAATGAATTGGCTCTTGATCGCAGCCAATAACCGTAGAAACAACCTTGTCTTTTTCCATAAAGCCACCCATCCAATCGGTGTAAAGTGTTACGGATATTTTTTTATCCATACTGCATTCGAATAGGATGTGATTGGGATGTGATCTGGAAAAATCTATAGGACAACATTTATTTTTATGATCAAAGTCGGAATTTACAGCGTTTCAAAATTATTTCGCCACCCGATCCACCCATATTATTAATCCCACATAAATAAATACCCAAAATAATAATAAAAATAATTGCCCCATCGCAGATAAAAACGGCGCAAATAACGCAGAAAAACTACACGCAGCCATTAACGCATAAAAACGCAATAACACAGGACGATGCGAACCATATAACTGCACTAAACGTTGATAATAATGAGTTTTATGCGCCTGCCAAATCTTTTCTTTACGCCACATTCTTTTTAATAAAGTCACTGTGGCATCAATAATAAAAGGAGAAAAAATCAATAAAGCCACCCATAAAGGAAAAATACCTAATTCCGTCCCCCATAAACTAAATGCCGCCGCTAAAAAACCTAAACTAGACGATCCCGTGTCTCCCATAAAAATTTTAGCAGGCGGAAAATTAAACACTAAAAATCCCGTCGCCGCACAGGCAACCAACACACTCATGAGCATAAAAGCCATCTCTCCCGCCAATCCCGCTAAAATGGCCATCGTGCTAAAACCAAATAAAGCCATACTTCCCGCAATACCATCCATACCATCCATAAAATTATATAAATTGGTCATCCACACCACAAATAATAAAGAAATAATAATGGCAATGGTTTCAGGTAAAATAAAAGAAAAATAAGGTAAAGAAAACGCGATTAACCACCATTCTGTTTGACTTAATAATAACACCGCGGCCGCAGCGTGAATCATTAAACGAAATAAAGCTGATAAATTAAAAAAATCATCTAATAAAGAGATGGTAAAAATTAATAAAGTGCTTAAACAAATCCACAATGAAGCCTGCATCGTTCCATCCGAAACACACGCCAATATCGCCGCACAACCAAACGCCGTCAACATGGCAATGCCACCGCTCATGGGCGTAGGGCGAGAATGCAAGGAGCGGGCATTGGGATGATCTAATAGAAAGTTTCCACCTTCTGGGCGGCTAAAACGGTAAGTTAATAAAGCCGATAAGGCAAATGTCATCAACATTAAAGTAGGAATCATGAGGATTACTCCTGAGTTAAAAAACACCCTAAATCACTCGATTGAAAAAGGCGCGGTTGATACCCAAAGTCTAAGTGAGCCACATCGTGATTAAAACATAAATCATGATTCATTCTCTGCACCATCGTTGGGGTTAAATAAGCATATTTTGGCCAATAGCGCACTATCCGAATTGCCAGTGAAAATAAATGGGGAGAAATAGAAATAATGCGGGGCGAACGTTTTAAATCAAAAAAGATTTTTTCCACCATGGCGCGATAAGTTAAAGTTTCTCCCCCACTGAGATTATAACTTTGCCCAAAAGTGCGCGTATGGGCGTAAATCGTCACGCAAGCCTGTGCCAAATCGTCGGCATGAACGGGCTGGCGCAATCCCTCTCCCGATCCCACCATGGGAAAAAAACCAAAACGACGGATAAAATGCGCCATCACCGTCACCGTTTTGTCGCGTCCACAACCGTAGATCAACGTCGGTCTCAATATCGTACAAGGCAAATGGTGCTGTTTAGTGTATTGCGTTAATGCCATTTCTGCATCGGCTAATTGTTGCGCAATCTGTTGTTCTTTAAAATAGGGCGAATCTATTTTGCTAAAACGACTGGTAGAACTAAACGCAATCACCCGCACGATATTTTTATTTTCTAATCGTTGCAATAACGGCACTAATAACGGCAAAGGCGCGGCAAAAATAAGGCCAAATGCTTCGCTTAATTGCGGCGTATCGCGTGCCAAATCGCACACTTGCCATTGCCAATGGGAATATTTTTTTGCCTCTGGAAAAGGATCGCTAGGCATCGCATGACGCGACAAAGCAATGACCCGCTGTCCCGCAGCCAATAAACGCGGCAATAAAAAATAACCAATTTGATTACTGGCTCCAGCGACCAGTGTTATTTTTGGCATGAGCATGAGAAAAAAAGAGAAGATTGAAAAAAAATGGGTGAATTGGGTTATGATACGGCATTTAAGCGGTGATGAACACTGCATTTATCGCATTTGGTTTATTTCTGTTATCACTTTTTTTTAATATCATGTTCAAAGGCATTCATTATTTTTTAGCGGGATTGGGTTTAATTTTTAAGCCAAAAATCCGTCCATTCGTATTTATTCCCTTGTTGATTAATGTATTAATTTTCAGTATATTAATTTATTACGGCTGGCAACAATATCAACAAGGAATAGCATGGCTCACCGCTCAATTACCCACGTGGTTAGCGTGGTTAGAAGTGGTTTTAATTCCGTTGTTTATTATTGCGGCTTTAGTGGTGGTTTTTTTCACATTTACGCTGGTGGCCAATTTTGTGAGTTCTCCCTTTAATGGCTTGTTAGCCGAAGCGGTAGAAAAACGTTTAACGGGGGAAGAATTACCCGCAACTTCATGGTCACAGATTATTAAAACCATTCCCAGTGTGTTAATGACAGAAATTAATAAACTGCTTTATTATTTACGTTGGGTGATTTTGATTTTGCTATTGAGTTTTATTCCTGTGATTAATCTGCTGACTCCGTTTTTATGGTTAATATTAGGGGCGTGGATGTTGGTGTTGCAATATATGGATTATCCGATGGGCAATCATGGGATAAAATTAAAACAACAACGGCAATTATTATCGCATCATTTATTGATGAGTTTAAGTTTTGGTGGGGTGGTATTAGCGGCCATGCTTATTCCTTTTTTAAATTTGCTCATTATGCCTGCGGCCATTGCAGGGGCAACGCAATTTTGGGTGATGGAATTTCGCCCGTCGCATCGCACAGACACAAATTCCCATTAATCAATACTTGTTTAAGGAGAAAATCAATGCGTGCTATTATTTTATTATCTGTGCTTATTTTATGCGCTTTTATTCTGCCTATCAACACGAATGCGCAGAATTTATCTCATGAAGAATCTCGTTTAGAAGATGCCTTAGCGATTTTTGAAGAAAGCATGTTAGAGGAACGCGTGCCAGCGTCGTTATTAAAACAGGCTGAAGCCATTATTATCATGCCGACTATTGTCCGTTTGGCTTTGGGTATTGGTGGTAATGTAGGGCGTGGCGTTTTACTGGTGCGAGATGCGCAAAATGGCTGGAGTGCGCCTGTTTTTCTCACTTTGGGCGGTGGCAGTGCGGGATTGCAAGCGGGAATTAATGTCAGTAATGTGATTTTATTGTTTATGTCAAAAGAAAGCGTAAGTAACGTGTTAAATGGGCATGTTACTTTAGGTGCAGATTTGGGTTTAACGGCGGGGCCAGTGGGCGCGGGCAGTGAAATTGGCACTGATTTTCACTCAGAAATTTATGCTTATTCGCGCAGTAAAGGATTATATGCGGGATTGGCATTGGCGGGATCAGTGATAAAAATTGATCACGATGCCAATGCCAATTTATATGGGCGTTATTTGCGTCCTGCGGATATTTTTATTGCAGGCAGTAATTTAACCGTTTCTCCCAGCGTTTTTCGCCTAAAACAAATGTTAAATCACTATTCATTTTGAGGCGTAGAATCGGGCTGTTTTTTAGGCAAAGTGATAATAAAAGTCGCCCCTTGACCTAATTCGCTTTCAGCCCAAATTTTACCGTGATGATGCTCAATAATCCCCTGACAAATCGGTAGGCCTAAACCTGTGCCTTTAGGTTTACCCATTTGTTGATCTTCAACTTGATAAAACTTATCAAATACGCTGGTCAAATTCTCAGGCGATAAACCAGACCCATTGTCTTTTATTTCAATGCGCACATGCTCATCCATTAACAGTAAACGCACTGTGACTTTTCCTTCTTGTGGCTCACTGAATTTACAGGCATTAGACAGTAAATTAATAATCACTTGAATAAAACGATCTTGATCCACGAAAGCCACCACAGGACGCACCGTTAATTCCTGCACCAATTCAATATCACGCTCACGGAATAATTGGCTCACCGCATTGCACGCATCAATAATTAACGTGCCTAAATCATGTTCATCTAAATGCCATTCCATACGTCCTGATTCGATTTTAGCCAAGTCTAATACTTCATTAATTAAACGGGTCAATCGCTCGGCTTCTTTCACCACAATTTCTAAAAATTCCTGTTGTTGTTGCCGTTCCATATCGGGATTATTTAACAGAATTTCAGAAAAAGCACGAATAGATGTTAATGGCGTGCGCAATTCATGACTCACTGTGGCCACGAATTCATCTTTTAGCCGATCCAATTCTTTTAAGCGTTCATTGGCCGCGCGTAATTCGGCAGTGGCGGCTTCTAATTCTCTTGATTTTTCCTCTAATTGGTAGCTATATTCTAGCACTTGAGAAGTTTCATCTAAAATGCGCATCACGCCTTCAACGCTCAACGTTTGTCCTTTGATAATGGAAGCCACCATGACATGGGCTGATGCCGAGCCAATTGCGCCCGCTAATAAGCGTTCTGCAAAGGTAATGAGTTGGGGATCAGTGGTCATTTCGCTGCTATCGACATTTCTAATAGAAGCGTAATGTTCAAAGGCTTGTTGCGCTCTGGTTTCGCCTAAGAAACGGACTAATAAAGCGCGCAATTCCTCAATGGTAATGCTACCGCCCCAATAATAAGATTGTCCTTCGCGTTTAGAGGTGCGAAAAACATCGACAAATAACACCGCTTGCAATCGCTCTAATGTGCTTTGTCGAGACAGTAAAGAAACACCCACTAATCCGCCAACATTAAATAACATACTCCAAAAAACAGCGTGGCTGATTTCATCTAAACCTTCCAAACCAAATAACGCATAAGGTTTTAATAAACCAATGCCAAATAAACCGTCATGAATAAAGGCTTCATCAAGCCAACCTGATTTCGCTAATGCAGGTAATAATAAAGTATAAGCCCAAATTAAAAAGCCACCAATTAAACCGACCATTGCGCCTTTATGACTGGCATCTTTCCAATAAATACCTAATAAAATGGCAGGGGCAAATTGCGCCGCGGCAGCAAATGACACTAAACCAATCGTCACTAGCGCATAAGATTCGCCAATAATGCTAAAATAAATATAACCCATCAGCAAAATCATGACGATAGTAATGCGGCGAATAATTAATAATAAACCACTTAAATCTTCACGTTCAGTCAGCTTTAATGATTTAATGCGCAATAACACTGGCATTACCAAATCATTACAAACCATTGTGGATAAGGCAATAGTTTCCACAATCACCATACTGGTGGCCGCCGATAAGCCACCAATAAACACCAATAACGCCAAACTTTCTGCTTGCTGCATCATTGGCACAGTCAGCACAAAAGTATCTGGATCCACGCGGCTATCGGCAAATAATAAATGTCCACCCATTGCAATGGGCAACACGAAAAAATTAATGGCTAATAAATACATGGGAAATAACCAACTGGCGGTTTTCACATGTTCTTCATTCACATTTTCTACCACATTAACTTGAAATTGCCGCGGTAAAAACATAATCGCCATCATGGCTAAAAAGATTAAAGAAAACCAATGCGTCAAGCCTCCATTTAAGCTATCTAAACCCATTAAACGCTCTAATTCTTCTTTTTCTGCGGCTTGCCTAAATAAATCCGCAGGCCCATCAAATAACATAAAAGTAACAAAGAATCCCACCGCTAAAAAAGCGATTAATTTAACTAAGGATTCAAAAGCAATCGCGGCCACCATGCCTTCATGTCGTTCAGTGGCATCAATATGGCGCGTGCCAAATAAAATGGTAAATGCAGCCAATAATAACGCCACATAAAAAGCGGTATCTGTCCAGAAAGGTGGGCTATATCCTGAAACGTCAATGACAGAAGAAAGTTGAGGATAATGATAAATCACTTCAAAACTGTTAGAAACGGCTTTTAATTGCAAGGCCACATAAGGCAAAATACCAATCACCGCAATCACCGTAACTAACCCGCCTAAAAGCGTACTTTTGCCATAACGAGAACCAATAAAATCAGCAATTGACGTGATGCGATGAATTTTGGCAATGCGGATAATTTTCCGCAACACAATCCAAAATAAAGCGGCCATTAATGTTGGCCCTAAATAAATCGGTAAAAAATCCACTCCAGAACTGTCAGCACGCCCCACACTGCCGTAAAATGTCCAAGCAGTGCAGTAAATCGCTAATGATAGGGTATAAACGTAGGGATTGCTGATTAAAGAACGTCCTTGATCAGCCCGCTTATCTGCATAATAAGCAATCCAAAATAATAAACCTAAATAACCTAAGGAAACAAGGAGAATCACCCAATGTTGCAACATGATTAATCTTCTTCCTCCAAGTCGTCTAAAGCAATGCGATTTTCTTCAGGAGGAAGGTGGCTTTCTAAAGTGAAACCCACCAATAAAATAAACCCAAACCAAACGCCAAATAAGTACCAATATAAAACAGGAATGCCTAAAAATAATTGCGGTGTTCCAAATAAGGATAAAAGCGGATAATTCAACAAGACTAATCCTGCCAACATTAAAGCGATTAATTGGCTGCGTTTACGGCGACGATGTCCAATGCCTAAGGTTAAATTTTTTTCCGATTCTATCGGATTTAAATCAGAAGGGAGACTCATTGATTTAAGCCTTAATTTAGGGTATAAATAAATTTAAAATACAGCGATCATTACCAACAAATCAAGTGATAAAAGCGCAAAGCATATTCTAACTTTACATCCAGATCAATGTAACAATTTTATTTTTGCCCACACAATGGCTTTGCTATAATTCTCAAGTACGTTAGCCTATTAAATTCTTTTTCATCAATAATTTAGGAAAATGCCAATGCCTGCCTCTGAACAACGTATCGGTAAGTTTATGATTGCGATGGCATTTATTGCCATATTGGGTCTATTGAGTCTTTTCTTTGATCAGGTTTTGGAACAGCGACGTAATCCAAATACCCAGCCTACCACCGCTTATCATACCGATGGTTACAAAGAAGTGGTGTTAATCCGTAATCGTAGTCATCACTATTTGACCACCGGACAGATTAATGGTGAGGATGTATTATTTTTGCTTGATACGGGCGCAACCGTGGTGTCGATTCCTGAAAATGTGGCTAACCGATTGAATTTAAAGCGAGGTTCTCCCATGCTCGCCCAAACCGCCAACGGCACTATCACCACTTATCAAACTCAAATTGATCAGGTGTCGATTGGTGATATTCGTTTACACGGCGTACGGGCTTCGATTAATCCTTACATGGAAGGCGAAGAGGTGTTACTTGGTATGAGTTTTTTAAAGCAATTAACCCTAATTCAGGAAGGTAATCGCTTGGTATTAAGGCAGCATCAGTAGTGAAATAGTTAACGTTTTCAGCAAAAAAATATGAGAATTATACGTCTAATTTAATGGCGCAGTTGAAATGAAATTTCTAATTTAACGTGGCGCGGAAATTTAACCAAAAGCTACGTTTTTCGGCGGGGATTAAAGAATTACGAAAACCTAAACTGCGTTGAGAAAAATCATCTCCCGAATCGGCTTGTTCACCCCCCGGAAAATAATATTCTTTATCAAAAATATTTTTGACAGTGAAATTTAAATCAAATATTTCCTGACGATAACCTAAAGAGAGATTTGAAACGGTGAAAGATTTGGCAGTTTTTCCTTGTTCTCTCAAGGGATTATGAGAATATAAAACCCGCTCACTGACATAATTAGTTCGCCAATTAATATACCAATCTTGATCAAAAGGAATATCAATTCCAAGATTAATTTTATGGGGAGCAATATCGCCTAATTCAGAAGTTTGATTAAGCCAAGAACGGGCTGTTTGATCGTAAGTAATGCTACTTGAAGATTCAGTGTAAGTATAATATAAATTACCGGTAAGATTGGGTGCGTTTTTGAACAAAGGATTGGGGTAATTAAAACGCCCGCGATATTCTAATCCTCGAATATTTCTCGTTCCCGCGTTTTCAGCTTCTTCTTTGACAACATCTTTGTAATATGCGGTAAATAAAGACAAATCATGTAACCAATGTTCCTGTTGGTGCATAATAATTAATTCTAAATTCTCAGCTTGTTCAGGTTTCAAATCAGGGTTGCCCGTGCGTCCACTCCAACCGCCCCACAATTGAATGGGGGAAGGTTCTTGAAATGCTTTTCCATACGATAATTTGAAAGTTGTTTCGGGTGAAAAATGGTAAATACTTGAAACGCGAGGATTTATTGAACTTCCATACATACTATTTCGATCATAACGCACGCCCGCTAACCAATTCCATTTGTTTTGCGTCCATAATGCTTGCAAATACATCCCCACATCACGGGTACGAACAAGGTTTTCTTCTGGCATAGAATCTAATGTTGATGGCGCAATAACCACAGTAGAATCAGTGCTGTGGAAAACCCCTGATCCTTGTCCATATCTGCCCGTATCTCCAGATTCAGAAGAACAAAAAGTTCCATTCCAATAAGAACATAAATCATAAGCTTTGGTGAGTGTTTTTGCTTCGTATTTTAAACCACCCGTGAAACGAAGTTCTTTAGAAAATTGATAATCATAATCTTGTTTGAATAAGCCGCTATAATTCAATGAATTCCAATCCGAAATGCTCACATAAGAATAGGCCGATTTGTTTTCATTCCAATCGGGAACGGCTTCCACCCAATTTCCCCAAATTCGATTGGCATGATAGGAAACTTGGCTTTTAACGGTTAATTTGTCATTGGCTTGAGAATCGTGTTTGAGGTAAATTTGTTGGGCATCGTGTTTCCAGTACACATTGGGCTGCACTCGGTCGCCCGCGTAATAAGGCCCATAACCCTCACGAGTATCCCACGCAATCACGCCGAGCGCAAAATCACGAAAATGCACTTCACCTAAAACGCCCCAATCTTTGGTCGGATCAGAATATTCGCCATATTTCACGCCTTCATTTCCCAAATCCAATATTGCGCCCCAAGTATTTTTATTGTTAAGTTGCTCTGTTGTGAGAAATCCCCAAGGCGCAAGCTCATCTAATCCTGCTTCGTTGCTGTGAAAGGTTTTTGCGGATAGGTTAAATCGCCAATCGCCGTGCTTTCCTTGAATATGGGCTTCCGCGCCGCGTGATTGATAACTGCCTAAT includes the following:
- a CDS encoding GAF domain-containing protein — protein: MDKKISVTLYTDWMGGFMEKDKVVSTVIGCDQEPIHLLNGIQSHGLLFALSEPELIILQVSDNIETITGIEAEHLLNQPISHLLGLPQVDPIKQRLVMEPDALRQLDVLSFHLNVRGERQLFHGCLHRSGAVLILELEADLLFNYARELIRSPYWHYQQIKVLTSKLQKIRDVQQLQNIVVKEVRRLTGFERVMLYKFDTDWHGHVVAESKTPEARSFLGLHFPASDIPAQARALYRRHWLRGIANIDKAPAQLIPELNPLTKERLDLSHSVLRSVSPIHVKYLRNMQVQSSLSISVLKDEQLWGLIACHHSTPKYVDYPTRTVCEVIGQIVSIQMDLCENLTLYEKILRLETDKLRLDDILKLAAGLEQTRAPDAWNRLRRMVSADGVAVKFKEKQLRIGLTPTQAQIDRLIDWLETNQAGYLFFTDCLQQHYPEAADFSDVAAGLISLYVNQMELRYILWFRQEFVKTVDWAGNPEKQLQSVEEMPISPRKSFAVWRSTVRHHALPWEIYELENAMSLYDLHDLSEEFWPEDAQP
- a CDS encoding MraY family glycosyltransferase, producing the protein MIPTLMLMTFALSALLTYRFSRPEGGNFLLDHPNARSLHSRPTPMSGGIAMLTAFGCAAILACVSDGTMQASLWICLSTLLIFTISLLDDFFNLSALFRLMIHAAAAVLLLSQTEWWLIAFSLPYFSFILPETIAIIISLLFVVWMTNLYNFMDGMDGIAGSMALFGFSTMAILAGLAGEMAFMLMSVLVACAATGFLVFNFPPAKIFMGDTGSSSLGFLAAAFSLWGTELGIFPLWVALLIFSPFIIDATVTLLKRMWRKEKIWQAHKTHYYQRLVQLYGSHRPVLLRFYALMAACSFSALFAPFLSAMGQLFLLLFWVFIYVGLIIWVDRVAK
- a CDS encoding NAD-dependent epimerase/dehydratase family protein → MPKITLVAGASNQIGYFLLPRLLAAGQRVIALSRHAMPSDPFPEAKKYSHWQWQVCDLARDTPQLSEAFGLIFAAPLPLLVPLLQRLENKNIVRVIAFSSTSRFSKIDSPYFKEQQIAQQLADAEMALTQYTKQHHLPCTILRPTLIYGCGRDKTVTVMAHFIRRFGFFPMVGSGEGLRQPVHADDLAQACVTIYAHTRTFGQSYNLSGGETLTYRAMVEKIFFDLKRSPRIISISPHLFSLAIRIVRYWPKYAYLTPTMVQRMNHDLCFNHDVAHLDFGYQPRLFQSSDLGCFLTQE
- the cysZ gene encoding sulfate transporter CysZ, which codes for MNTAFIAFGLFLLSLFFNIMFKGIHYFLAGLGLIFKPKIRPFVFIPLLINVLIFSILIYYGWQQYQQGIAWLTAQLPTWLAWLEVVLIPLFIIAALVVVFFTFTLVANFVSSPFNGLLAEAVEKRLTGEELPATSWSQIIKTIPSVLMTEINKLLYYLRWVILILLLSFIPVINLLTPFLWLILGAWMLVLQYMDYPMGNHGIKLKQQRQLLSHHLLMSLSFGGVVLAAMLIPFLNLLIMPAAIAGATQFWVMEFRPSHRTDTNSH
- a CDS encoding lipid-binding SYLF domain-containing protein codes for the protein MRAIILLSVLILCAFILPINTNAQNLSHEESRLEDALAIFEESMLEERVPASLLKQAEAIIIMPTIVRLALGIGGNVGRGVLLVRDAQNGWSAPVFLTLGGGSAGLQAGINVSNVILLFMSKESVSNVLNGHVTLGADLGLTAGPVGAGSEIGTDFHSEIYAYSRSKGLYAGLALAGSVIKIDHDANANLYGRYLRPADIFIAGSNLTVSPSVFRLKQMLNHYSF
- a CDS encoding sensor histidine kinase, whose protein sequence is MLQHWVILLVSLGYLGLLFWIAYYADKRADQGRSLISNPYVYTLSLAIYCTAWTFYGSVGRADSSGVDFLPIYLGPTLMAALFWIVLRKIIRIAKIHRITSIADFIGSRYGKSTLLGGLVTVIAVIGILPYVALQLKAVSNSFEVIYHYPQLSSVIDVSGYSPPFWTDTAFYVALLLAAFTILFGTRHIDATERHEGMVAAIAFESLVKLIAFLAVGFFVTFMLFDGPADLFRQAAEKEELERLMGLDSLNGGLTHWFSLIFLAMMAIMFLPRQFQVNVVENVNEEHVKTASWLFPMYLLAINFFVLPIAMGGHLLFADSRVDPDTFVLTVPMMQQAESLALLVFIGGLSAATSMVIVETIALSTMVCNDLVMPVLLRIKSLKLTEREDLSGLLLIIRRITIVMILLMGYIYFSIIGESYALVTIGLVSFAAAAQFAPAILLGIYWKDASHKGAMVGLIGGFLIWAYTLLLPALAKSGWLDEAFIHDGLFGIGLLKPYALFGLEGLDEISHAVFWSMLFNVGGLVGVSLLSRQSTLERLQAVLFVDVFRTSKREGQSYYWGGSITIEELRALLVRFLGETRAQQAFEHYASIRNVDSSEMTTDPQLITFAERLLAGAIGSASAHVMVASIIKGQTLSVEGVMRILDETSQVLEYSYQLEEKSRELEAATAELRAANERLKELDRLKDEFVATVSHELRTPLTSIRAFSEILLNNPDMERQQQQEFLEIVVKEAERLTRLINEVLDLAKIESGRMEWHLDEHDLGTLIIDACNAVSQLFRERDIELVQELTVRPVVAFVDQDRFIQVIINLLSNACKFSEPQEGKVTVRLLLMDEHVRIEIKDNGSGLSPENLTSVFDKFYQVEDQQMGKPKGTGLGLPICQGIIEHHHGKIWAESELGQGATFIITLPKKQPDSTPQNE
- a CDS encoding retropepsin-like aspartic protease family protein, translating into MPASEQRIGKFMIAMAFIAILGLLSLFFDQVLEQRRNPNTQPTTAYHTDGYKEVVLIRNRSHHYLTTGQINGEDVLFLLDTGATVVSIPENVANRLNLKRGSPMLAQTANGTITTYQTQIDQVSIGDIRLHGVRASINPYMEGEEVLLGMSFLKQLTLIQEGNRLVLRQHQ
- a CDS encoding TonB-dependent receptor plug domain-containing protein; translation: MSLLSLTCYATEVEHGDDKNEEIRKLLAMDLEQLLEVTIETASGIEQTLRNAPAAMVVITDEDIRRRSYTNLTEIFADLPGFDTMQTGSSQHVTAYQRGYRTPFMQRMLLMINGIVDNHLWSHGAQISRQYPIGGLKQIEVLYGPTSAVYGPNAFLGIINLITEDGGSLKNGETRVNISTQLGSYQSRGAEAHIQGKHGDWRFNLSAKTFHSNEAGLDELAPWGFLTTEQLNNKNTWGAILDLGNEGVKYGEYSDPTKDWGVLGEVHFRDFALGVIAWDTREGYGPYYAGDRVQPNVYWKHDAQQIYLKHDSQANDKLTVKSQVSYHANRIWGNWVEAVPDWNENKSAYSYVSISDWNSLNYSGLFKQDYDYQFSKELRFTGGLKYEAKTLTKAYDLCSYWNGTFCSSESGDTGRYGQGSGVFHSTDSTVVIAPSTLDSMPEENLVRTRDVGMYLQALWTQNKWNWLAGVRYDRNSMYGSSINPRVSSIYHFSPETTFKLSYGKAFQEPSPIQLWGGWSGRTGNPDLKPEQAENLELIIMHQQEHWLHDLSLFTAYYKDVVKEEAENAGTRNIRGLEYRGRFNYPNPLFKNAPNLTGNLYYTYTESSSSITYDQTARSWLNQTSELGDIAPHKINLGIDIPFDQDWYINWRTNYVSERVLYSHNPLREQGKTAKSFTVSNLSLGYRQEIFDLNFTVKNIFDKEYYFPGGEQADSGDDFSQRSLGFRNSLIPAEKRSFWLNFRATLN